A genomic stretch from Microtus pennsylvanicus isolate mMicPen1 chromosome 9, mMicPen1.hap1, whole genome shotgun sequence includes:
- the Fgl1 gene encoding fibrinogen-like protein 1, protein MGDICGFVLVTIALIMGRESWALEDAHCLQEQERLRAQVHQLETRVKQLQATIAQLAQEKEVQFLDKGQEDSFVDLGGQRQYADCSEIYNDGFKQSGFYKIKPLRSQAKFSVYCDMSDGGGWTVIQRRSDGSENFSRGWNDYESGFGNFVQRNGEYWLGNKNLNLLTTQGDYTLKIDLTDFEKNSRFAQYKHFRVGDKKSFYELNVGEYSGTAGDALSGTFHPEVQWWASHRRMKFSTWDRDNDNYEGNCAEEEQSGWWFNRCHSANLNGVYYQGPYTAETDNGVVWYTWHGWWYSLKSVVMKIRPNDFIPNII, encoded by the exons ATGGGGGACATTTGCGGCTTCGTCCTGGTCACCATTGCTCTGATAATGGGCAGGGAAAGCTGG GCCCTCGAGGATGCGCACTGTCTGCAGGAGCAGGAAAGGCTCCGAGCTCAGGTGCACCAGCTTGAGACCCGGGTCAAACAGCTGCAGGCCACGATTGCACAGCTCGCGCAGGAGAAGGAAGTCCAGTTCCTGGATAAGGGACAAGAGGACAGTTTCGTTGACCTTGGAGGCCAGCGGCAATATGCAG ATTGCTCAGAGATTTACAATGATGGATTTAAGCAGAGTGGATTTTACAAAATCAAACCTCTCCGGAGCCAggcaaaattctctgtgtattgtgACATGTCTGATGGAGGAGGCTGGACTGTGATTCAGAGACGATCTGATGGCAGCGAGAACTTTAGCag GGGTTGGAATGACTACGAAAGTGGCTTTGGGAACTTTGTCCAAAGAAATGGTGAATATTGGCTGGGTAACAAAAACCTTAACTTACTGACGACGCAAG gAGATTACACTTTAAAAATTGACTTGACAGATTTTGAGAAAAATAGTCGCTTTGCACAATACAAACATTTTAGAGTTGGAGATAAAAAG TCCTTTTATGAACTGAATGTTGGAGAATATTCTGGAACAGCCGGAGACGCCCTTTCAGGGACCTTTCACCCTGAAGTGCAGTGGTGGGCTAGTCACCGAAGAATGAAGTTCAGCACGTGGGACAGAGATAATGACAACTACGAAGGGAACTGTGCTGAGGAGGAGCAGTCTGGCTGGTGGTTTAACAG GTGTCACTCTGCAAACCTGAATGGGGTGTACTATCAGGGCCCCTACACAGCAGAGACTGATAATGGAGTAGTCTGGTACACCTGGCATGGATGGTGGTATTCCTTGAAATCTGTGGTTATGAAAATTAGGCCAAATGATTTTATTCCAAATATCATTTAG